From the Myxococcales bacterium genome, one window contains:
- a CDS encoding HIT domain-containing protein — protein sequence MPPPCVFCAIVRGAEPASVVARTDAALAFMDNRPWRRGHVLCAPTVHGQRLGDVPADAVAAVFALAARVTAAVRASGLPCDDVNLLVNDGPVAGQTVGHLHVHVVPRVRGDLWRALTLGPRRLLPPVARAALDADAARVAAALVRQSV from the coding sequence GTGCCGCCGCCGTGCGTGTTCTGCGCGATCGTCCGCGGCGCCGAGCCGGCCAGCGTGGTCGCGCGCACCGACGCCGCGCTGGCGTTCATGGACAACCGGCCGTGGCGCCGCGGCCACGTCCTGTGCGCGCCGACGGTCCACGGCCAGCGCCTCGGCGACGTGCCGGCCGACGCGGTCGCCGCGGTGTTCGCCCTGGCCGCGCGGGTGACCGCGGCGGTGCGGGCCTCGGGCCTGCCGTGCGACGACGTCAACCTGCTGGTCAACGACGGTCCGGTCGCCGGACAGACCGTGGGCCACCTGCACGTCCACGTCGTGCCGCGGGTGCGCGGCGATCTGTGGCGCGCGCTGACCCTGGGCCCGCGCCGGCTGCTGCCGCCGGTCGCGCGCGCCGCCCTCGACGCCGACGCCGCGCGGGTCGCCGCCGCGCTGGTCCGTCAGTCGGTGTAG
- a CDS encoding thrombospondin type 3 repeat-containing protein: MELARVLGVVVTLASAACLGPDQHHCASGADCAGGTCEANGFCSFPGARCQEWGAGAGSLAGTCVVDAGEVDGATPLDGAVLDGAQLDARAIDAAPLDSDGDGVVDDVDNCPIVANPDQHDEDDDRVGDLCDRCPHVADTLQANSDGDGLGDACDPRPLDPRNQLLLFEPWTGAPMGVPGWTSAAGTWTVSGDALRVPATASVAQLGRPLTAPMGTDAIVVEAGYTFTQVVPLSYLAVMTPVDFAAGTGSGCAIRQSALMVSPASLASLALSGPTQVGTTVLASFAAMLTAPASGLVRIERRNATSTCVGRLGADEVTASFTTMGTVDQIGLMARGVEAQIPYLIVYTD; this comes from the coding sequence ATGGAGCTCGCGCGCGTCCTGGGCGTGGTGGTGACGCTGGCGAGCGCCGCGTGCCTGGGGCCCGATCAGCACCACTGCGCCAGCGGCGCCGACTGCGCCGGCGGCACCTGCGAGGCCAACGGCTTCTGCAGCTTCCCGGGCGCGCGCTGCCAGGAGTGGGGCGCCGGCGCCGGCAGCCTGGCTGGCACCTGCGTCGTCGACGCGGGCGAGGTCGACGGCGCGACGCCGCTCGACGGGGCGGTCCTCGACGGCGCGCAGCTCGACGCGCGCGCGATCGACGCGGCGCCCCTCGACAGCGACGGCGACGGCGTGGTCGACGACGTCGACAACTGCCCGATCGTCGCCAACCCCGACCAGCACGACGAGGACGACGATCGCGTCGGCGATCTGTGCGATCGGTGCCCGCACGTGGCCGACACCCTGCAGGCCAACAGCGACGGCGACGGTCTCGGCGACGCCTGCGATCCGCGGCCGCTCGATCCGCGCAACCAGCTCCTGCTGTTCGAGCCGTGGACCGGCGCGCCGATGGGCGTGCCCGGGTGGACGTCGGCGGCCGGGACGTGGACCGTCAGCGGCGACGCGCTGCGGGTGCCGGCCACGGCCTCCGTCGCGCAACTCGGCCGGCCCCTGACGGCGCCGATGGGCACCGACGCGATCGTCGTCGAGGCCGGCTACACCTTCACCCAGGTCGTGCCGTTGTCGTACCTCGCGGTGATGACGCCGGTCGACTTCGCCGCCGGCACCGGCAGCGGCTGCGCGATCCGCCAGAGCGCGTTGATGGTCAGCCCCGCGTCCCTGGCGAGCCTGGCCTTGTCCGGCCCGACCCAGGTCGGCACGACGGTGCTGGCGTCGTTCGCCGCGATGCTCACCGCGCCGGCGTCAGGCCTCGTGCGGATCGAGCGGCGCAACGCGACCTCGACCTGCGTCGGCCGGCTCGGCGCCGACGAGGTCACCGCGTCGTTCACGACCATGGGCACGGTCGATCAGATCGGGCTCATGGCCCGCGGGGTCGAGGCGCAGATCCCGTACCTGATCGTCTACACCGACTGA
- a CDS encoding insulinase family protein produces the protein MIRRAPWWFALVLAACSSHAARPTPPTPPPITAAQPPPDVDAPPAVDGPLPLWSAVKRGTLPNGLTYYVLPHKQPEGRAALWLAVNAGALQEDDDQQGLAHFVEHMAFNGTGKFPKQAIVDYLEQIGMEFGPDVNAYTSFDETVYQLQVPTDDPAFVGTGLDILREWAGDISFDPVEVDKERGVVLEEWRLGRGADERVFTKQAPILFGGTRYAIRLPIGKPEIIKSGPREALVRFYRDWYRPDLMAVIVVGDVDPAAAEAAIRARFGDLVNPATPRPRVGGGALDRSGAKIAIDTDPELRQTWVGIQDMFPHRRESHAIDYRMFVQDALYNRMLGQRLATLARKPDAPFVVAFSSTGDATREFEEFGRRAIAKDGRIADTLEALLTEVARVQRHGFTAAELERAKRGYLKGTADSAAEWDQQDARSYTDELTRHFFQGELVIGRVAEDALARRYTPEVTLDEINHLADAWLASATRAITITAPAKAKGVPTRAEVEAIVAAVDGRTIEPWVEDAVPTSLLAQAPTPGTIVSEQPADDLGVTRWTLSNGAKVIVLPTTFENQRVHLTADSPGGTALVADKRFASARFAVEAVTAGGVGALTGDQLDRVLSDKSVSLWPWLGEVAEGLRGDAATADLPTLLQLVHLRMTAPRKDPDAFAAWQRGRIELLERRDATPEIVMNDAMTLAMSGGHKRRAPVTAAAVRAVDLDTALAVYRERFGDAGDFTFTFVGNVDLKTLRPLVETYLASLPGTGRVEPRKDIGVKPPRAVVKKVVKRGTEPKAYVQLVFHDDLAWSHDAERDVEILGAVLEMRLREILREDMGGVYGVGVWGWVTRAPTQRRQFFIRFGCAPENVEALRAAALAEIARIQQDGVDVSYLDKVKETRRRAHELAVKENDYWLGLLSQAAQFGDDPHEELTGAEASARVTNDNVKASAQRFLSSKRYVSGTLLPAR, from the coding sequence ATGATCCGTCGTGCTCCCTGGTGGTTTGCCCTGGTCCTGGCGGCGTGTAGCTCGCACGCCGCGCGTCCGACGCCCCCGACCCCGCCGCCGATCACCGCCGCGCAGCCGCCGCCGGACGTCGACGCGCCGCCCGCGGTCGACGGCCCGCTGCCGCTGTGGTCCGCGGTCAAGCGCGGCACGCTGCCCAACGGCCTGACCTACTACGTGCTGCCGCACAAGCAGCCCGAGGGCCGCGCGGCGCTGTGGCTGGCGGTCAACGCCGGCGCGCTGCAGGAGGACGACGACCAGCAGGGCCTGGCCCACTTCGTCGAGCACATGGCCTTCAACGGCACCGGCAAGTTCCCGAAGCAGGCGATCGTCGACTACCTCGAGCAGATCGGCATGGAGTTCGGGCCCGACGTCAACGCGTACACGTCGTTCGACGAGACCGTCTACCAGCTCCAGGTCCCGACCGACGATCCCGCGTTCGTCGGCACCGGCCTCGACATCCTGCGCGAGTGGGCCGGCGACATCAGCTTCGATCCGGTCGAGGTCGACAAGGAGCGCGGCGTCGTGCTGGAGGAGTGGCGCCTGGGCCGCGGCGCCGACGAGCGGGTCTTCACCAAGCAGGCGCCGATCCTGTTCGGCGGCACCCGCTACGCGATCCGCCTGCCGATCGGCAAGCCCGAGATCATCAAGAGCGGGCCGCGCGAGGCGCTCGTCCGGTTCTACCGCGACTGGTACCGCCCCGACCTGATGGCGGTGATCGTCGTCGGCGACGTCGACCCGGCCGCGGCCGAGGCCGCGATCCGCGCGCGCTTCGGCGATCTGGTCAACCCGGCCACGCCCCGACCGCGCGTCGGCGGCGGCGCGCTCGATCGGTCCGGCGCCAAGATCGCGATCGACACCGATCCCGAGCTGCGCCAGACCTGGGTCGGGATCCAGGACATGTTCCCGCACCGGCGCGAGAGCCACGCGATCGACTACCGCATGTTCGTGCAGGACGCGCTCTACAACCGCATGCTCGGCCAGCGCCTGGCGACCTTGGCGCGCAAGCCCGACGCGCCGTTCGTCGTGGCGTTCTCGTCGACCGGCGACGCCACCCGCGAGTTCGAGGAGTTCGGCCGGCGCGCGATCGCCAAGGACGGGCGCATCGCCGACACGCTCGAGGCGCTGCTGACCGAGGTCGCGCGGGTCCAGCGCCACGGCTTCACCGCCGCCGAGCTCGAGCGGGCCAAGCGCGGCTATCTGAAGGGGACCGCCGACAGCGCCGCCGAGTGGGACCAGCAGGACGCGCGGAGCTACACCGACGAGCTGACCCGCCACTTCTTCCAGGGCGAGCTGGTGATCGGCCGGGTCGCCGAGGACGCGCTGGCCCGGCGCTACACGCCCGAGGTCACGCTCGACGAGATCAACCACCTGGCCGACGCGTGGCTGGCCAGCGCCACCCGCGCGATCACGATCACCGCGCCCGCCAAGGCCAAGGGCGTCCCGACCCGGGCCGAGGTCGAGGCGATCGTCGCGGCGGTCGACGGCCGGACGATCGAGCCGTGGGTCGAGGACGCGGTGCCGACGTCGCTCCTGGCCCAGGCCCCGACGCCGGGCACGATCGTCAGCGAGCAGCCGGCCGACGACCTGGGCGTGACCCGGTGGACGCTCAGCAACGGCGCGAAGGTGATCGTCTTGCCGACGACGTTCGAGAACCAGCGCGTCCACCTCACCGCCGACAGCCCCGGCGGCACCGCGCTGGTCGCCGACAAGCGGTTCGCGAGCGCGCGGTTCGCGGTCGAGGCGGTCACCGCCGGCGGCGTCGGCGCGCTCACCGGCGATCAACTCGACCGCGTGCTCAGCGACAAGAGCGTGTCGCTGTGGCCGTGGCTGGGCGAGGTCGCCGAGGGCCTGCGCGGCGACGCCGCCACCGCCGATCTGCCGACGCTGCTGCAGCTCGTGCACCTGCGCATGACCGCGCCGCGCAAGGACCCCGACGCGTTCGCGGCCTGGCAGCGCGGCCGGATCGAGCTGCTCGAGCGCCGCGACGCCACGCCCGAGATCGTCATGAACGACGCCATGACGCTGGCGATGTCGGGCGGCCACAAGCGCCGCGCGCCGGTCACCGCCGCCGCGGTCCGGGCGGTCGATCTCGACACCGCGCTCGCGGTCTACCGCGAGCGCTTCGGCGACGCCGGCGACTTCACGTTCACGTTCGTCGGCAACGTCGACCTGAAGACGCTGCGGCCGCTGGTCGAGACCTACCTGGCCAGCCTGCCGGGCACCGGCCGGGTCGAGCCGCGCAAGGACATCGGCGTCAAGCCGCCGCGGGCCGTGGTCAAGAAGGTGGTCAAGCGCGGCACCGAGCCCAAGGCGTACGTCCAGCTGGTCTTCCACGACGACCTCGCGTGGTCGCACGACGCCGAGCGCGACGTCGAGATCCTGGGCGCGGTGCTCGAGATGCGCCTGCGCGAGATCCTGCGCGAGGACATGGGCGGGGTCTACGGCGTCGGCGTCTGGGGCTGGGTCACGCGCGCGCCCACGCAGCGGCGCCAGTTCTTCATCCGGTTCGGGTGCGCGCCCGAGAACGTCGAGGCGCTGCGCGCCGCGGCGCTCGCCGAGATCGCGCGCATCCAGCAGGACGGCGTCGACGTCAGCTACCTCGACAAGGTCAAGGAGACCCGCCGCCGCGCCCACGAGCTCGCGGTCAAGGAGAACGACTACTGGCTGGGCCTGCTGTCCCAGGCCGCGCAGTTCGGCGACGACCCGCACGAGGAGCTGACCGGCGCCGAGGCCAGCGCCCGCGTCACCAACGACAACGTCAAGGCCAGCGCCCAGCGGTTCCTGTCGAGCAAGCGCTACGTGTCGGGCACGCTCTTGCCGGCCAGGTAG
- a CDS encoding RNB domain-containing ribonuclease has translation MSFQELVDAAGLTVEFPPAVEAEVAAYLRDPGLDDPALVDRTDLPFVTIDGPGTRDLDQAIHVAATGGGFHLRYAIADASYYVRPGTALHAEALRRGASFYLPGLSVPMLPRALSEGLVSLGPDGERRALIFDVRLDGRGTVTKFELERARVRSRAKLTFEGVEDYVTGRAKLPGPRAIGPSLMAIAALGELRCKHEDRAAMVRYRRPETTVRLEPDGTIVVDATPRTAIELANEQISILCNALGGRYLQGGPPELVQPIFRVHEPPDPDKVAGFERLVAQVARGRGLPDDPWLYRRAADQGLAGYLQHLPTAGPGGRLARALHRQAMLLNGRSVFADEPRAHFGVGEQIYSRFTAPMREMVGIQCHAQAVDRMVGASPRSRAEDEAIRAQVIEAGNRSKDVQRQLNRELDGRVIAAVLGPDLAAPYGERRRYTGTIVGLAPGRIHVVLDAPPLDVRVPLIEQGKLEGGGWLTVVQDGARLTRKDGSTVCRLGDEVRAVAVGREAVVIDVVVKPLPELHDELVDAASAALRAWLPRFRAAHPGPLDAVALVTDAACWTAEPAASTAADRAERVARFGPRQRAEADAARWSVGAWADDVAVAEFDGVSTLMRTQAHAHADTPAAFRATVHEALMTALEDADTHGLFDREAAARFVTITGAADAAALERESAERLNHQGEADALLTYLDHRA, from the coding sequence ATGTCCTTCCAGGAGCTGGTCGACGCGGCTGGCCTGACCGTCGAGTTTCCGCCCGCCGTCGAGGCCGAGGTCGCCGCGTACCTGCGCGACCCCGGGCTCGACGATCCCGCGCTGGTCGATCGCACCGACCTGCCGTTCGTCACGATCGACGGCCCCGGCACGCGCGATCTCGATCAGGCGATCCACGTCGCCGCCACCGGCGGCGGCTTCCACCTGCGCTACGCCATCGCCGACGCCTCGTACTACGTGCGGCCCGGCACCGCGCTCCACGCCGAGGCCCTGCGCCGCGGCGCCAGCTTCTACCTGCCGGGCCTGTCGGTGCCGATGCTGCCGCGGGCGCTGTCCGAGGGCCTGGTCTCGCTCGGGCCCGACGGCGAGCGCCGCGCGCTGATCTTCGACGTGCGGCTCGACGGCCGCGGCACCGTGACCAAGTTCGAGCTCGAGCGCGCGCGCGTGCGCAGCCGCGCCAAGCTGACGTTCGAGGGCGTCGAGGACTACGTCACCGGCCGGGCCAAGCTGCCGGGGCCGCGCGCGATCGGCCCGAGCCTGATGGCGATCGCCGCGCTCGGCGAGCTGCGGTGCAAGCACGAGGACCGGGCCGCGATGGTGCGCTACCGCCGGCCCGAGACCACGGTCCGGCTCGAGCCCGACGGCACGATCGTCGTCGACGCCACGCCCCGCACCGCGATCGAGCTGGCCAACGAGCAGATCAGCATCCTGTGCAACGCGCTCGGCGGCCGCTACCTGCAGGGCGGCCCGCCCGAGCTGGTGCAGCCGATCTTCCGCGTCCACGAGCCGCCCGACCCCGACAAGGTCGCGGGCTTCGAGCGGCTGGTGGCGCAGGTCGCGCGCGGGCGCGGGCTGCCCGACGATCCATGGCTGTACCGCCGCGCCGCCGATCAGGGCCTGGCCGGCTACCTGCAGCACCTCCCGACCGCCGGCCCCGGCGGGCGCCTGGCGCGGGCGCTGCACCGCCAGGCCATGTTGCTCAACGGTCGCTCGGTGTTCGCCGACGAGCCGCGCGCCCACTTCGGCGTCGGCGAGCAGATCTACTCGCGCTTCACCGCGCCGATGCGCGAGATGGTCGGCATCCAGTGCCACGCCCAGGCCGTCGATCGCATGGTCGGCGCGTCGCCGCGGTCGCGGGCCGAGGACGAGGCCATCCGCGCGCAGGTGATCGAGGCCGGCAACCGCTCGAAGGACGTCCAGCGCCAGCTCAACCGCGAGCTCGACGGTCGGGTCATCGCGGCGGTGCTCGGCCCCGACCTGGCCGCGCCCTACGGCGAGCGCCGCCGCTACACCGGCACGATCGTCGGCCTGGCCCCGGGCCGCATCCACGTCGTCCTCGACGCGCCGCCGCTCGACGTGCGCGTGCCGCTGATCGAGCAGGGCAAGCTCGAGGGCGGCGGCTGGCTGACCGTGGTCCAGGACGGCGCCCGGCTGACGCGCAAGGACGGCTCGACGGTGTGCCGGCTCGGCGACGAGGTCCGCGCGGTCGCGGTCGGGCGCGAGGCGGTCGTGATCGACGTGGTCGTCAAGCCGCTGCCCGAGCTGCACGACGAGCTGGTCGACGCCGCCAGCGCGGCGCTGCGGGCGTGGCTGCCGCGGTTCCGCGCCGCCCACCCGGGCCCGCTCGACGCGGTCGCGCTGGTCACCGACGCCGCGTGCTGGACCGCCGAGCCGGCCGCGTCGACCGCCGCCGATCGGGCCGAGCGCGTGGCCCGGTTCGGGCCGCGCCAGCGCGCCGAGGCCGACGCCGCGCGCTGGTCGGTCGGGGCCTGGGCCGACGACGTCGCCGTGGCCGAGTTCGACGGCGTGTCGACGCTGATGCGGACCCAGGCCCACGCCCACGCCGACACCCCGGCCGCGTTCCGGGCCACGGTCCACGAGGCGCTGATGACCGCGCTCGAGGACGCCGACACCCACGGCCTGTTCGATCGCGAGGCCGCGGCCCGGTTCGTGACGATCACCGGCGCGGCCGACGCGGCCGCGCTCGAGCGCGAGTCGGCCGAGCGCCTCAACCACCAGGGCGAGGCCGACGCGCTCCTGACCTACCTCGATCACCGCGCCTGA
- the murA gene encoding UDP-N-acetylglucosamine 1-carboxyvinyltransferase: MDKIVVEGGSRLVGDIAIGGAKNAALPLLASALLPNGPSTFKNVPQLQDVATMAKLLRQLGCTVDGKRTMVIEPPSAKKAKLEAPYELVKTMRASIVVLGPLVARYGRARVSQPGGCAIGTRPIDQHLKGLAAMGAKIHLDHGYVEVEAKRLKGATIVLDMPTVTGCENLMMAAALAKGRTVIENAAREPEVEDLGLVLNKMGAHVTGAGTAIITIEGVDELQPIEHTIIPDRIEAGTFAIAAALTRGDVLLQGARAEHMDAIIAKLRAAGSTVTVEAGGVRVRGGGDILPIDITTQPHPGFPTDMQAQFMVLATQAKGQSIIREMIFENRYMHVPELSRMGADIHVDGRTAIIRGGSKLSGAAVMATDLRASASLVLAGLVAGGKTEVRRVYHLDRGYETIEKKLRGVGAKVKRVKG, from the coding sequence ATGGACAAGATCGTCGTCGAAGGCGGCAGCCGCCTGGTTGGTGATATCGCGATCGGCGGCGCCAAGAACGCCGCGCTGCCGCTCCTGGCGTCGGCGCTCCTGCCGAACGGGCCCAGCACGTTCAAGAACGTGCCGCAGCTCCAGGACGTGGCGACGATGGCCAAGCTCTTGCGCCAGCTCGGCTGCACCGTCGACGGCAAGCGCACGATGGTCATCGAGCCGCCCTCGGCCAAGAAGGCCAAGCTCGAGGCGCCGTACGAGCTGGTCAAGACCATGCGCGCGTCGATCGTCGTGCTCGGCCCGCTCGTGGCCCGGTACGGCCGGGCCCGCGTGTCGCAGCCGGGCGGCTGCGCGATCGGCACGCGCCCGATCGACCAGCACCTCAAGGGCCTGGCGGCGATGGGCGCCAAGATCCACCTCGACCACGGCTACGTCGAGGTCGAGGCCAAGCGGCTCAAGGGCGCGACGATCGTGCTCGACATGCCGACGGTCACCGGGTGCGAGAACCTGATGATGGCCGCGGCCCTGGCCAAGGGCCGCACGGTCATCGAGAACGCCGCGCGCGAGCCCGAGGTCGAGGACCTGGGCCTCGTGCTCAACAAGATGGGCGCCCACGTCACCGGCGCCGGCACCGCGATCATCACGATCGAGGGCGTCGACGAGCTCCAGCCGATCGAGCACACGATCATCCCCGATCGGATCGAGGCCGGCACGTTCGCGATCGCCGCGGCGCTGACCCGCGGCGACGTGCTCCTGCAGGGCGCGCGGGCCGAGCACATGGACGCGATCATCGCCAAGCTGCGGGCGGCCGGCTCGACCGTCACCGTCGAGGCCGGGGGCGTGCGCGTGCGCGGCGGCGGCGACATCCTGCCGATCGACATCACGACCCAGCCCCACCCCGGCTTCCCGACCGACATGCAGGCGCAGTTCATGGTGCTGGCGACCCAGGCCAAGGGCCAGAGCATCATCCGGGAGATGATCTTCGAGAACCGCTACATGCACGTGCCCGAGCTGAGCCGCATGGGCGCCGACATCCACGTCGACGGCCGCACCGCGATCATCCGCGGCGGCAGCAAGCTGTCGGGCGCGGCGGTCATGGCCACCGACCTGCGCGCGTCGGCGTCGCTGGTGCTGGCCGGCCTGGTCGCCGGCGGCAAGACCGAGGTCCGCCGCGTCTACCACCTCGATCGCGGCTACGAGACGATCGAGAAGAAGCTGCGCGGCGTCGGCGCCAAGGTCAAGCGGGTGAAGGGGTGA
- a CDS encoding ATP phosphoribosyltransferase — MTPLRLALPKGRILEEVAAIFARAGYDLSPALSDSRKLMHDCGPLRVLVLRSSDVPTYVTHGAADLGVAGSDVLDEEGRDLYEPLDLGVGRCTMIVAEPEAARRERGAMHIRYATKYPRITKDYLQRKGLTAEVIKLSGAIELGPLTGLCDRIVDITQTGETLRQNGLAIIDTVCEVSSRLVINPAALKLSGPAVADLIARLGAAVAT, encoded by the coding sequence GTGACGCCGCTGCGCCTGGCCCTGCCCAAGGGCCGCATCCTCGAGGAGGTCGCCGCGATCTTCGCGCGCGCCGGCTACGACCTCAGCCCGGCGCTGAGCGACAGCCGCAAGCTCATGCACGACTGCGGGCCGCTGCGGGTGCTGGTGCTGCGCAGCTCCGACGTGCCGACCTACGTCACCCACGGCGCCGCCGATCTCGGCGTGGCCGGCTCGGACGTGCTCGACGAGGAGGGCCGCGATCTGTACGAGCCGCTCGACCTCGGCGTCGGGCGCTGCACGATGATCGTGGCCGAGCCCGAGGCCGCGCGGCGCGAGCGCGGCGCGATGCACATCCGCTACGCCACCAAGTACCCGCGCATCACCAAGGACTACCTGCAGCGCAAGGGCCTCACCGCCGAGGTCATCAAGCTGTCGGGCGCGATCGAGCTAGGGCCGCTGACCGGCCTGTGCGATCGCATCGTCGACATCACCCAGACCGGCGAGACCCTGCGCCAGAACGGCCTGGCGATCATCGACACCGTCTGCGAGGTGTCGAGCCGCCTGGTGATCAACCCGGCCGCGCTCAAGCTGTCGGGGCCGGCCGTGGCCGACCTGATCGCGCGCCTCGGCGCCGCGGTCGCGACCTGA
- a CDS encoding class I SAM-dependent methyltransferase translates to MKLRTVIVVGTLALSLGACKKSEKPAPAPSAPADAAESPEAAAKRAQVEKVAAARTRLDERVAKEAARWTPELEAKAAALRATDHASTDAALTAILASDHRQPGNADRDQYRHPRETLAFFGIEPTSRVVELGAGAGWYTEILAPLVGKRGALTVVGPDPEGPADAMSSVYGQRLVKTLAKSPGLFAGVTRVAIAAPTRMALGDAGSADVVIAFREMHNWVDDGNLPAYLAAIHAVLKDGGTFALIDHRAAPGAKLEDVVKQGYLPEAWVIEQVTAAGFDLAAQSEVNANAKDTKDYKEGVWTLPPALTLGDVDKAKYQAIGESDRMTLKFVKRAAGAAPAATK, encoded by the coding sequence ATGAAGCTGCGAACCGTGATCGTCGTCGGGACCCTGGCGTTGTCGCTCGGTGCCTGCAAGAAGTCCGAGAAGCCCGCGCCGGCGCCGAGCGCGCCCGCCGACGCGGCCGAGAGCCCCGAGGCCGCCGCCAAGCGCGCGCAGGTCGAGAAGGTGGCCGCGGCCCGGACGCGGCTCGACGAGCGCGTCGCCAAGGAGGCCGCGCGCTGGACGCCCGAGCTCGAGGCCAAGGCCGCCGCGCTGCGCGCCACCGACCACGCCAGCACCGACGCGGCGCTCACCGCGATCCTCGCGAGCGACCATCGCCAGCCGGGCAACGCCGACCGCGACCAGTACCGGCACCCGCGCGAGACCCTGGCGTTCTTCGGGATCGAGCCGACCTCGCGCGTGGTCGAGCTCGGCGCCGGCGCCGGCTGGTACACCGAGATCCTGGCGCCGCTGGTGGGCAAGCGCGGCGCGCTGACCGTGGTCGGGCCCGACCCCGAGGGTCCAGCCGACGCGATGTCGTCGGTGTACGGCCAGCGCCTGGTCAAGACCCTGGCGAAGTCGCCGGGGCTGTTCGCGGGCGTGACCCGCGTCGCGATCGCGGCGCCGACGCGGATGGCGCTGGGCGACGCCGGCTCGGCCGACGTCGTGATCGCGTTCCGCGAGATGCACAACTGGGTCGACGACGGCAACCTGCCCGCATACCTGGCGGCGATCCACGCGGTGCTCAAGGACGGCGGCACGTTCGCGCTCATCGATCACCGGGCCGCGCCGGGCGCCAAGCTCGAGGACGTGGTCAAGCAGGGCTACCTGCCCGAGGCCTGGGTGATCGAGCAGGTCACCGCCGCGGGCTTCGACCTGGCCGCGCAGTCCGAGGTCAACGCCAACGCCAAGGACACCAAGGACTACAAGGAGGGCGTCTGGACCCTGCCGCCGGCCCTGACCCTGGGCGACGTCGACAAGGCGAAGTACCAGGCCATCGGCGAGAGCGACCGCATGACGCTCAAGTTCGTCAAGCGCGCCGCCGGTGCCGCGCCGGCCGCGACCAAGTAG
- a CDS encoding DUF2398 family protein translates to MTYFDKLNRPRVQALVNILAEAPFFYRTDDPEAFAYLRRHRAEFTQFYDEVFGWELLVDATTARVYKGRWHNPALRPSQRDAFDPSRRLDCVGFLLVLEFYERVLEANNRAPTDEPAPRFAFGELFEFARDRLATLGGAGLDDDGVRRMLRQLMPMLERYRFVREVPRERDQVVTDERVLYEALPGLYHYDARKLAPDVIARALAPALADDGDGALGAAPDVIARALADDGDDDGDGALEVAPDVIARALPDDGDGALEVAPDVIARALPDDRDDDGDGALEVVP, encoded by the coding sequence GTGACGTACTTCGACAAGCTCAACCGGCCGCGGGTGCAGGCCCTGGTGAACATCCTGGCCGAGGCGCCGTTCTTCTACCGGACCGACGACCCCGAGGCGTTCGCGTACCTGCGGCGCCACCGGGCCGAGTTCACGCAGTTCTACGACGAGGTGTTCGGCTGGGAGCTCCTGGTCGATGCGACCACCGCGCGCGTCTACAAGGGCCGCTGGCACAACCCGGCGCTGCGGCCGAGCCAGCGCGACGCGTTCGACCCGAGCCGTCGCCTCGACTGCGTCGGCTTCCTGCTGGTGCTGGAGTTCTATGAGCGCGTGCTCGAGGCCAACAACCGCGCCCCGACCGACGAGCCGGCGCCGCGGTTCGCGTTCGGCGAGCTGTTCGAGTTCGCGCGCGATCGCCTGGCGACGCTCGGCGGCGCCGGGCTCGACGACGACGGCGTTCGGCGGATGCTGCGCCAGCTGATGCCGATGCTCGAGCGCTACCGGTTCGTCCGCGAGGTGCCGCGCGAGCGCGACCAGGTCGTCACCGACGAGCGGGTCCTGTACGAGGCGCTGCCGGGCCTGTACCACTACGACGCGCGCAAGCTGGCGCCCGACGTGATCGCGCGCGCGCTGGCGCCGGCGCTGGCCGACGACGGCGACGGCGCGCTCGGGGCGGCGCCCGACGTGATCGCCCGCGCGCTGGCCGACGACGGCGACGACGACGGCGACGGCGCGCTCGAGGTGGCGCCCGACGTGATCGCCCGCGCGCTGCCCGACGACGGCGACGGCGCGCTCGAGGTGGCGCCCGACGTGATCGCCCGCGCGCTGCCCGACGACCGCGACGACGACGGCGACGGCGCGCTCGAGGTGGTGCCGTGA